Sequence from the Litorilinea aerophila genome:
ACGACAGAAACCCTCTACCTTTGCGTTTTATTTTCAGCGACAACGGGCGGGTCACGGACCCCACTATCTTTGCACTGTATTTTCAGCCACAGATCTCACGGATTACACCGCATCTGAGGATGCTCACTCCGCCACTGGCCAACCATTGCGACGCGGGGTCGGCATCCTCAGATGCCGACCCCGTCGCTGTGCAGCCGTTGCCGTCCCTGCACCTGTCCGGATTGGGTGCAACACGTGCGTAGGGCGGATCTCTGGCCCGCCGTGGGTGGCTGGTTCGACAGCGGGCGGGCACGGGGGCCCGCCCCTACGGAAACGGGCACCAGGTCGTAGGCGGTAGGGCGAATCATGATTCGCCCCTACATATGGCGCAGCCGTCGTTATCCTTTCATCCGCCTGGGTTGTGTGGATCGGATCTGCAAAGATAGTGCCATTGATGACTCCCCTGCAAAAAGGGCATTTTTGAACGCAAAGGCGCATCTTCAGATGCGGTGTAATCCGTGGAACCTGTGGCGGAAAACTAAAGTGCCAAGATAGTGACAATTGAGACCGCAATGAAAATAAAGAAGAGGGGGGGACGCTCCAGAGCGTCCCCCCCTCCTGCTTGAACCTTTGGATTGACCGTCGGTTACAGGCTGGTCAGGTCCGAGGAAGTCTCAGGCTGGTAGTTGCTGCCCTCCGGGCTGGGCGTGCCCTGTTGCGGGGCAGAGCCCGGGGCAGACCAGCCCCGCCGGCCATCCCGCTGGAAGCCCCGGGGGCCGAAGTCCCCCCGGCCGCCCCGGCCGAAGCCATAGGGTCCGAAGCCATCCTGCCCGAAGCCGTCACGGGCGCCTCGGCCAAAGCCGAAGCCCGGCCCGGGCTGGCTCAAGATCTGGTCGGCCTGCTCCTGGGTGATGACCCCTTCTTCCACCGCCTGCTGGATGGTCTCCTCGTAGACGGCCCGCAGGCGTTCCTGCAGGTTGCTCTCATCCAGGTAGCGGCGCAGCGCATGGCGGGCCTGGATCTGGTCGGCCTGCTCCTGAGTCAGGAGGCCGTCCTCCACCGCCTGGGCCAGCAGGCTGGCGAAGGCCTCATCCTGGGCCGTCTGCAGCTCGTCCACGGTGATGCCCAGTTGCTCCGCCAGCAGGGCCTGGAAGTCGATGGTGCTCACGTCTACCCCCAGCCGGGCCAGGGCAGCGCCCACACCCCGGAAATCCCGCAGGCCTGGCGAATCCCCGGTGATCTGGGCCAGGATGCGGTCGGCCTGGGCCTGGGTGATGAGCCCGTCATCCACTGCCTGCTGGACGGCTGCCTCCTGGGCCTGGGTGACCGCGGCCTGGAGCTCCTCCAGGGTGACGCCCAGGGCGTCGGCCAGGGCCTGGGCGTGGTCCGCACGCTGGATGCCGAAGGGGACTCCGGCGCCCTGCTGGCCCATGGGCCCCATGCCCCTGTGGCCGCGACCGGAGCGGCCAAAGTCGAGCTGCTGGACCGACTGGGCGGTGGCGGTGTCCTGGGCCTGGGCGAAGGCCACGCCCTCGCTGGCGCTGATGCCTGCCAGGGCACCGGCTGTCAGGGTGAGGGCGGCGGCTCCGCCCATCAGCAGTTGCTTCCATCGTTTGTGGGTCATTGTGACGCTCCTTTGCTACAGTACCGTTACAGTACCAATTGTAAGTGACTTCATTTTGAGAAACTGGCGGGTCTCCAGGACCGGCCTGGGCCCGTTTCTCCGCTCCCCGATTGGGAACACTTCCAGTATAGCCAGGGAATTTTTAGAACTTGTGAAGAGGATCTTCGAAAAAAATGAGGGATTGACAGGGGTGGGGAAATGGCCTATAATGGCGGCAACGAAAACGTTTCCGATAACGTTCCCAGCTACCCATCATGCATAAATCCACCATTACCATTCGTGATGTCGCCAAAGCGGCTGGCGTCTCTGTCTCTACGGTTTCGCGCGTCCTCAACGACCGGGACGGCGTCTCTCCGACCACCTACCAGCGGGTTCGCCAGGTGATCGAGGAGCTCAACTACGCCTCCAACCTGGCCGCCCGCAGCATGCGTCTCCAGCAGACGGGGGTGATCGGCGTGGTGGCGCCGGATCTGCGCAGCGCGTTCACCCTCCAGGTCATTCGGAGTGTCAGCGCCGCGGTGGAGGAGCGGGGCTATGAGCTGCTGGTCTTCACCAGCAGCCGGGTCGATGGGGAGGAAGATCAGGCCCTGCGGGAGCAGCGCCACGTTCACCTGCTCAACAGCGGCCTGACCGACGGCACCATCGTGCTCACGCCCCACGCCACCACCTTTCCTTCAGAGCGGCCGGTGGTGGTCATCGACCCCAACCGTCACGGCGTGGAGGTGCCGGCGGTCCTCTCCACCAACTACGCCGGCGCCCGGGCTGCCATGGCCTATCTGTTCGAGCTGGGCCACCGGCGCATCGGCTTTGTGGGAGGGCGGCCGGATCTCCAGAGCGCCGTGCGCCGTTGGGAGGGGTACCGGGACAGCCTGATGGAACAGGGAATATCCCTGGATCCGACCCTGGTCTGTCGGGGAGATTTTACTCGGGAGGGGGGCTATGCCTGTGGCCAGCGGCTGTTGAGCCTGGCGCAGCCGCCGACCGCCATCTTCGCCGCCAACGATGAGTCGGCCATCGGCGTCCTGAAGGCGGCTCGGGATCTGGGCGTCCCGGTGCCCCAGGCCCTGTCGGTGGTGGGTTTCGACAACATCACCGAGTCGGCCTGGACCACGCCGCCGTTGACCACGGTGGATCAGGCGTTGGAGGGCATGGGGCAGGCCGCGGTGGATCTGCTCTTTGAGTCCATGGCCGGAAAGCCGGTGGCGGCGGTGCACAAGGTGGCCACCGAACTGGTGATCCGGGAATCGTGCGGGCCGCCCGCTCGGTGAGGGGGACCCGGTCTGTGGATGGCCGGCCACCTCCCTGTTGGCTCCCCGTCTGCCCTGCCCGGCCGGCTTCGCGTGGCCGTTTGTTCACCTGGGTAAATCCCGGCAGCCCTTCGTCGACGCTCTCCTGTCTTCCTGGGTCGTCCTGGGCTGTCGTGTATTTACATCGTGGCGTGCAGTTTGGTGTTGACTCTGCTGTTCCACGTTCCCTCAATCGTTCTCGTAGGATATTGAAAAGGAGGTTTCCATGTCTACCCCAAATGCCAAGTTGAGCCGGCGTCGCTTCATGCAGATGGCCGGCATGGTGGCCGGTGGCACCGTATTGGCCGCCTGTGCGCCTTCCGCCCCTGCTCCTGCGGCGGGCGGTGAGGAAGGCGGCGCTCCGGCAGCCGAGGCCATCAACCTGACCTTCTGGGGCTTTGCCACCAACCGCAACAAGTGGTATCAGGCCCTGGCCGAACGTTACAAGGAGGAACACCCAGAGGTCTCCATCGATATTCAGGAGATCGCCTACGAGGAAATGCACAACAAGGTGGCCACCACCCTGGTCGCCGGCACCGGCGCCCCCGACATCGCCGACATCGAGATTTCCCGCTTCGGCCAGTATGTGAAGGGTGAGCGGGTCGGCTTCGTGGCCCTGAACGACCAGATCGCGGAGATCGAGGACAATCTCTACCTGCGCTCGGCCCTGAGCCCGTGGAGCTGGCAGGGCAAGTACTACGGCATCGGCAATGAGCTCAACGCCTGCCTGCTCTTCTATCGCCACGACTTGCTGGAGGCCGCCGGGATCGAATATCCCTTTGACACCTGGGAAGGGCTGACCCAGGCCGGCCAGCAATATGTGGAGGCCACGGGCAAGAAGTTTGTCTCCCTGGCCATCGATTCCTGGGACTACTGGTGGATCATTGCCCAGGCGTTCAACGGATTCTTCGACTCCGACGGCAACCCCTCCTTCGACAACGAGGGCGGCGTCCGGGTCATGCAGATGCTGGCCAACTGGCGCTGGGAGGATGAGATCGCGGTCCAGCGGGCCCAGGATCAGGCCTTCTACGGCCAGATGATGGCCGACGAATTTGCCATCCACATGGGCGCTCCCTGGATGCAGGGCTTCATGAAGGACAATGCAGCCGAGTTGGAGGGCAAGTGGGAGATGCAGCTCCTGCCCCTCTTCGAAGATGGCAGCGGCGCCCGTAGCGGTACCCACGGCGGCACCGGCACCTGCATCACCGAGCAGAGCCAGCACCCAGACGTGGCCTGGGACTTCATCCGCTTCTGCAACCTGACCAATGACGGCGTGTTGCTGGGCTTCGAGATGCAGAACCTCTTCCCCACCTGGAAGCCGGCGTGGGAAGATGAACGTCTGCAGTTCCAGGATCCCTACTTCAACAACCAGCGGCCAGCCGATTTCATCACCGAAGCTGCCCCCCACATGCCGCCCCTGAACAATTCCCCCTGGTGGCCGGAAGTGACCGATGCTTTCGAGCGCCTGGTCATCACGCCAGTCCTGTCGGAAGAAACCAAGATGCCCGTGGAAGAGGCCATGGCCAACTGCCGGGCCGAGGTCGACAAGTTGATCGGCGCATAGCAGGCTGCAATAGCTTATAGATCGCGGGGTACCAGCAGGAAGGGCCCTGGCCTACTGGTGCCCCGCCCCCCTCGGCTCGAATGCCATCTCAACCCACAGGGTGGAAGGGTGCCCGATTCTCAGAGCTGGAGATGCAACCTGATGGCCAGGGGAGGCAGCCCGGTGGAACGGGGCCCGTTTGGGGGGAGGTAAATTTTTAGACGATGAGGAGGTATTGCGAATGGCGGTCCAGGCACAGGTGAAACCGGTCCGCTGGGGCGAGTGGTGGTACCGGCGCCAGCGACAGATTGCCCCGTACGTTTTTGTGGCGCCCTTCTTCATACTCTTCGCCGCGTTCTTTCTGTATCCCGTGATCTATTCCTTTCTGCTCAGTTTCCAGGAGCAGACGGGCCTGAGTTCGCCCAAGTGGGTAGGGCTCCAGAACTATCAAACCCTGTTGCAGGATGAACGTTTCCTGCGTTCCATCTGGAACACCACCTACTTTGCGCTGGGTAGCGTCTTCATCCAGTTGCCGCTGGCCTATTTGCTGGCCCTGGCATTCAACTCCCGCTACGCCCGGCACCTGACCCACCTCTATCGGGTGGGGTTCTTCTTCCCGGTCTTGACTTCCGCGGTGGTGATTTCCCTGATCTTCGTGCTGGTGCTGGACAAGGACTACGGGATGCTCAACGCTGCGCTCCAGAGTATCGGCCTGCCTGCCATTCCCTGGCTCTCCTCCACCCGCTGGGCCATGCCGGCTGTGATCATCCTGGGCGTGTGGACGTGGACAGGCTTCAATGCCTTCTACTTTTTGGCCGGGCTTCAGGGCATCTCCGACGAGGTGATCGAGGCGGCTATGATGGATGGCGCCAATGCCGTCCAGATTCAGACCCGCATTGTGATCCCCTTGATGCGACCCATCATCATGTTCGTGGTGATCCAGTCCATCATTGGCTCCTACAGCCTCTTCACCCAGCCCTTCCTCCTCACCAACGGCGGCCCGTCGGATGCCACCCTGACCATGGTGATGTACCTCTATTTCACGGGCTTTCGCTTTTTCAAGCTAGGCTATGCCTCGGCCATCGGCTACAGCCTGGTGGTCATCATCCTGGCCCTGTCGTTGATCAACCTCTATTTCTTCCGCGGCTTTCGGGAGGACTGACCCATGGAGACTATTGACGTAACACCCATGGTGGAGACGCCAGCCCGCCGCCGGTTTCAGATGGGGATGCGGACATCCAACCTGTTGGGGATGATCGTGGTCAACGCCATCCTGCTCTTTGGCATCTTCCTGACCGCCGCACCCTATTTCTACATGATCGTCTCTACCTTCAAGCCCAACACGGAGATCTGGAGCTGGCCCCTGACCTTCTACCCCAAGAGCCTGGTGGATCCAACCCTCTACCCGGACAAGGTGACCAACGTCCTGGGGCTCAACCTCTACCTGGAAAATTATCGCTACCTCTTTGCCGAACTGCCCTACGTCCGCTGGATGATCAACTCCCTGGTGCTGGCCACCGGCCGGTCGGTGCTGGCCATCTTTCTGTCCTCCCTGGCGGGCTTTGCCTTTGCCAAATATGATTTCCGTTTTAAGCATGTGGGCTTTCTGCTGGTGTTGGTCAGCATCATGTTGCCCCTGGAAGTGTTGCTGGTGCCCCTGTTCATCGAGATGGCCACGTTAAAGTGGCTGAACACCTACTGGGCCATCATTGTGCCCTTTGCGGTGGTTCCCTTCTACATCTTCCTCATGCGCCAGTTCATGATCCAGGTGCCCAACGAGTTGATGGACGCGGCCCGCATCGACGGCTGCACCGAGTTTGGCATCTTCTGGCGGGTAGTGGCACCCGTCTCCAAGCCGGCTTTTGGCGTGCTGGCCATCCTGGCCTTCAACGCCGCCTGGAACGACTACCTGTGGCCCCTCATTGTGCTGCAGGACAAGATGCTCTACACGGTCAACCTGGGCATCGCCGTGCTCTATGGCCCCTATCAGACGCCCTTCGGCTCCATCCTGGCCGGTTCCTTTTTGGGGACCTTGCCCATCGTGGCCGTCTTCCTGCTCATGCAACGCCAGTTCATCGCCGGCCTGACCGCGGGCGCCTTGAAGGGCTTGTAATCCACAGGATATCGGACAACCATGACCGACCACACCACTGCCACACCCATCTATCGGAACCCTGCCCGCTCTCCCCAGGAACGGGCCCGGGATCTTCTCTCCCACATGACCCTGGAGGAGAAGGTCGCCCAACTGACCAGCGTCTGGGTCTACGAAGTCCTGGATGACCTGGCCTTCTCCCCCCAGAAGGCGGCGGCCAAACTGGGCGACGGCATCGGCCAGATCACCCGGGTGGCCGGCGCCAGCAACGCCGCACCACGGCAAACTGCCGAACTGGCCAATACCATCCAGCGCTACCTGGTGGAGCAGACCCGGCTGGGTATCCCCGCCCTGATCCACGAGGAATGCTGCAGCGGCTTCATGGGCCGGGGCGCCACCTGCTTTCCCCAGATCATCGGCGTGGCCAGCACCTGGGAACCGGAGCTGGTGGCCCAGATGGCCGCGGTGATCCGCACCCAGATGCGGGCCGTGGGCGCCCACCAGGGCCTGTCGCCTGTGCTGGACATCGCCCGGGATCCCCGTTGGGGACGGCTGGAGGAGACCTTCGGCGAGGATCCCTACCTCACGGCCCGCATGGGCGTGGCCTATGTCCAGGCCCTGCAGACCGACGACCTGCGCCAGGGGATCGTGGCCACAGGCAAGCACTTCCTGGGCTACAGCTTCACCCTGGGCGGCCTCAACTGGGCCCCGGCCTTCATCCCGCCCCGGGAGCTGTGGGAAGTCTTCATGTTCCCCTTCGAGGCCGCCATCCAGGAGGCGGGCCTGGCTTCCATGATGAACGCCTACCACGAGCTGGACGGCATTCCCTGCGGCGCTTCCCGGGAGCTGTTGACCGAGATCCTGCGGAATCAGCTGGGCTTTGACGGGCTCGTCGTCTCCGACTACATGGCCATCAACCAGTTGGTGGACTACCACCATTACGCCCGGGACAAGACCCACGCCGCCCACCTGGCCCTGCAGGCCGGCATCGATGTGGAGCTGCCCAGCCGGGACTGCTACAGCGACGCGCTGGTGGAGGGCGTCCGCACCGGCGCGGTGGATCCGGCCCTGGTGGACCAGTCGGTGATCCGGGTGCTGGAGATGAAGTTTGCCCTGGGCCTCTTCGAACATCCCTACGTGGACGAGGAAGCGGCCCCCCAGGTCTTTGAAACGCCGGAACAGCGCCAGCTGGCCCGCACCATTGCCCAGAAGTCCATCATCCTGCTCAAGAACGAGGGGGATCTGCTCCCCCTGGACCGGCAGCCGGGCACCATCGCGGTCATCGGCCCCAACGGGGACAGCATCCGCAACATGCTGGGCGACTATAGCTACCCGGCCCACATCGAGTTGCTGGCCCACCTGCAGGAGCGGGGCGGCATGGACACGCCTATCCCCGAGTCGTTGACCCTGGAGGACATCTACCCGGCCATGAAGAGCGTGCTCCAGGCCATCCGGGAGAAGGTGGGCGAGGGCAGCGAGGTGCTCTACGCGCCCGGCTGCGGGGTGAACGATTCCGACACCTCCGGCTTCGACGAGGCAGTGGCGGTAGCTCGCCGGGCCGACGTGGCCATCGTGGTGGTGGGCGACAAATCCGGCCTGACGCCCGACTGCACCTGCGGCGAGTTTCGGGATCGGGCCACCCTGCACCTGCCCGGCGTGCAGGAAGAGCTGGTGCGGGCGGTGGTGGAGACGGGCACACCCACGGTGGTGGTGTTCATCAACGGCCGCCCGGTCTCCAGCCCCTGGATCGCAGCGCACGTGCCGGCCATCGTAGAGGCCTGGTTCCCCGGCGAAGAGGGCGGCCCCGCGGTCGCCGATGTGCTCTTCGGGGATGTCAACCCGGGGGGCAAACTGCCGGTGACAGTGGCTCGCTCCGTGGGCCAGGTGCCTATCTTCTATGCCCACCGGCCTTCGGGCAGCCATTCGTTCCTCTATGGCGACTACGTGGACGAGACGGTGGCGCCCCTGTTCCCCTTCGGCCATGGGCTCAGCTACACCCGATTTGAATACAGCGACCTGGAGATCACCCCCGAGCCGGTCTCGACCGACGGCACTCTGCAGGTGCGCTTTACCCTGGCCAACGTGGGCGAGCGTCTGGGCGACGAGGTGGTCCAGCTCTACATCCGCCTGCGGGGGGCCAGCGTCACCCGGCCGGTGAAGGAGCTGAAGGGCTTCCGGCGGGTGACCCTGGAGCCGGGCCGGCGGGTGGCCGTCACCTTCGACCTGCCCATCCCCGCGCTTTCGTACCTGGATCCGGCCATGGAGCGGGTGGTGGAGCCGGGCGAGCTGGAGGTGATGGTGGGCAGTTCGTCGGCGGACATCCGCCTGACGGGCCGGGTCCAGATGGTGGGCGAGAAGATCTGCCTGGGCCGGAAGCGTCCCTTCTTCAGCACGGCCAGGGTGTCATCGCTGGACGCGTAGCGCGCAACGGCGCAAATAGGCCCATGTGGTGTGGTACGTAGCCGTGCACAGGTCACGCATCCTTGCGGGACAGGGGTGCAGAAAATGTGCTTGCACCCCTGTCCGGCCGGGAGGCCGAACCTGCGGTGGGGCGCGTGAACCCGCCTGCTGTGCCCCTCGGATGGTGGGACCCCATTCAACCGTGGGACATCCATTCGCCCGAGGACGAGGCATGGAAATGCCTCGCTGGGGCAGGAAATCCCTTGAAAACGGATTCAAGCCGGGGGGCATTCGCCCCGTTGAGTGCGTTTCAACGCACTGGGGGTGTGCCGGCCGATGATTTCAATCATCGGCCCAAGGCTGCACCGGTTAAGGGAGGCAGGATGAAGATCGTCGATCTGAAGACCTTTGTGGTGGGTAATCCCTGGAAGAACTGGGTCTTCGTCAAGCTCTACACCGATGAGGGGCTCACCGGCCTGGGGGAAGCCACCGGCGGCCTGGCCACCAAACCGTCCCTGGGGGATGTGGAAGAGCTGCGCCGACACGTCATCGGCGAGGATCCCCGCCATCCGGAGCGCGTCTGGTACAAGCTGCACAAAGCCCGTTTCCTGGGCACCTCCAAGGGGATGAGCGCTATCGAGCAGGCCTGTTGGGATATCCTGGGCAAGAGCCTGGGGGTGCCCTGCTGGCAGCTCTTTGGCGGCAAGCACCACCAGCGGCTGCGGGTGTATGCCAACGGCTGGTACCGGGGCCCACGCACGCCGGAATCCTTCGCGGAGCGGGCAGCCCAGATGGTGGAGAAGGGCTACACAGCCCTGAAGTTCGATCCTTTCGGCGGCGCCTACCAGCAGATCGACCCGGAGAGCGAGGACCTGGCCATCGCCATCGTGGCGGCCGTGCGGGAGGCGGTGGGGCCCCGAGTGGACATCCTCATCGAGGGGCACGACCGCTTTACCGTGGGCACGGCCATTCGGGTGGGACGCCGGCTGGAGGAGTTTCGCCCCATGTGGTTTGAGACGCCGGTACGCTCCTACGACCTGGCCGGCCATGTGGAGGTGGCCCGCTCCATCCGGGTGCCGGTGGTGCTGGGCGAGGCCTTCCACGAGCTGCGTCAGTTCGCGGACCTGCTGGCCTACCGGGTGATCGACATCATCCAGCCGGAGCCCTAGACCCTGGGGCCGTCCCGGGCCCGCAAGGCCTTCGCCATCGCCCAGGCCTACGACGCGCTGGTGGCCTGTCACCAGGCCCAGAGTCCCTTCTGCACCGCCATGAACGCCCACCTCCATGCCTCCATCCCCAATTTTCTCATCCAGGAAAACTTCGACGATTCCCTGGAGCCATGGACCTGGGAGTTGCTCAGCGGCGTGCCCCGGGTGCAGGATGGCTACCTGACCGTGCCCGACACCCCAGGCTGGGGCGTGGAGCTGAACGAGGAGGAGGCCCAGAAGCACCCGTACAGCGACACCTATTTCCTGCGCCTTTTTGAGGAGGGATGGGAGACCCGGCGCCCGCCGGGTGAGTAGGGCGTATGGGTGGGGCGGGCTGGTGCAGTGGCCTGTTTGCATCCGAGGCAGGCGATGGACGCGAAACGGCGGGAGGGGTCAACACCTCCCGCCGCTTTTATCGTGCGTGCTGCAAACCCGGGTGGGCGGCCGGTTATTCGGCCACCGGGCGCAGGCCCAGGTAGACCTGGCTGCCGCCCAGGGTGCGCAGGATCCGTTCCGGCGGTAGCCAGGGCAGCAACTGATGCAGCTCGTTGGGCGAAAGGGGCGTGTTGTTGTTGGCCAGGAAGACCCGGAAGCAGGCCGAGGCCAGGGGCAGCCGTTCGTTGATATAGTCCGGGTCGTTGGCGCAGCGGGTGCGCAGACATTCCCGCAGGGCGTCCGTTTGATGGACCTCGCCCGTGTCCGGATCTACCCAGTCCACATTTTCGGTGTTGTGGTGATCGGCGAAGCGCTCCCGGCATTCGTCACAGAGCTGATCCCGCAGATACAGCCGGAAGTCGCGGCCGCTCTCTTCCCACCATTCGTAATCGATGTGGAACTTGGTGTCCACCGTGGGCCGAAACCGTGTGAGCGATCGCAGGGCTAATTTTTGACTCATGCTTCTCTCCCGTAGGTTGGCTCAGGCCAGGCTAAAGAAACCGCCGCCCATGTCCTGGAACTTGCGATTGGCGATCAACTGGTAGAAGATGGGGCCGGGGGGACAACGGCGCAGGATGTTGACCGCGCTGTAGACGGTTTTGGCGTGCACCGTCCCTTGGGGGCTGAGCTTGGTCAGTTCCGGCACAATCTGATCCACGATGGTGGCCAGGTCCACATTGGCCTGGTGAAGTTGTTGCCGCAGCGCGTCGATGGCTTCGGGATCCTGTTCTGCCACGATCAGGTACTCGTCGTACTCGCAGGCCACCGGCACCTTGTTCATCTCGAAGACCAGCCGTTGGGTCTCGGGGTCCACGCTGGCGATGCGGGCCCACTCCCGCTTGGAGCGACGGGTGCGGTAGTCCACCACGATTTCGTCGGGATTGCTGGTGCGTTCCAGCGTGATGAAGGCGCCCACTGGCAGCGCGTGGTCGTCCATCCACTTGGCCAGGCCGGCCACATAGCGCCCGTTGTGGACCACCCAGCCCGTGTAGTGGGTGCCCCAGCGGCCGTCGATGAGGGTGACCAGCGAGCGCCCCTCGTTGCCGGCCGGGAAGAAGCTGCGGGTGCGCCCGTTGAGGGGCAGGGTGCCGCAGCGCCGGTGGGGGTAGGTCAGGGTCAGGGTGGTGTTGGGGACGATGCTGGGCAGCTCGCTGCTCAGGCTGCTCTCGCCCCATTCGTCGTCCAGCTCCCATTCCAGCTGCAGCAGCTCCACGCTGAGCAGGGCCCGGTTGTAACGGACGGACGTGGGCTGCAGCACCAGGGGGATCTGCACCACCTCCGGCGGTTCCAGGCGCTTGAGGAACCAGAGGCGCTGATCTCCCCGGCGCACCGGGTCGAAGCGTTCGTCCTTGGACAGCGCGTGTTCCAGGCTGATGATCTGCATGGCGTGGCTGACGTTGTCGTCCAGCTCGATCTCCGCCAGCAGCTGCTCCGCAGAGAGGGGCTCTCCCTGGACCTCGATCATGGCTTCGGCGATGTTGAGGTGGCCGATGTGGACTTCGGCCAGCATGTCGGCCAGCAGCCAGTTGCCGTCCACCTCCACAAACTCGTCGCTCCGTTCCCCCTCCTCCAGCGCGTAGAGGATGCTGTCCTCGATGTCCTCCTGGTAGAGGGCGTAGATCTCCTCGGGCGAGAGCAGCGTCTCCTGGCTGAGGAGCTGGTCGCCGTTGGATTGGTTGAGGCGATGGGGGGTCTTGAGGCTGGCCGCAAACTCCCGGGTGGTGCCGTTATCGGGGAAGCGTACCTTGATGACCTCGAACTCCCCGTGTTCCGGGTTCTGGCCGGTGCGGATGTCTACCACCTCGCCCAGGGCAAAGTCCAGGGCCGGGAAGACCAGACGCTGGCCGACTTCGTAGTGTTCACGCGGCAGGTAAACCGTACCTTTGGACAGCTCCGACTCGATCCTGGCATTTTCTCGACGGAGATATTCCTGGATGAGGGCAATGGCCAGCTCTTTGAGCGTTTTGGGCGATTGGGCATCCAGGAGTAAATTGTAGAGAAAGTCCAAATCGTCTGAGGTGACCTCAAACTGGTCGCGCCAGAAAGCTGCTGTTTGGGTTTGGCGTTGCAGCACGCTTTCCTCCTATATGGTCGATGGATATCTGAATCCGATTGTCTGGATCAACTGAATTAAACGCCTGTATGTGAGCGCTCCTGCCTGTGTGTCGTCCCAGGATTGTATCACAGCCATCTGGCTTTGCATGCCACGGCAGGGCGTCCGAAACCGTCTAAAACCGCAACCTGCAATTATAGCAGTGCCCAGAGGGTAATTCAAAAAACAATGTTGCCAGGCTGAATCAATTTGAACACATCCCCTATTAAGTTTAGAATTAGGAGGCGGTGTCATTTTGACAACACAAAGCCTGACGTCCGTTCTCATCGTCGGGCCAGCAACTCCCCCCACGGGCTGGCCTGGTCAAGGATCCCACCAAGGAGGGGAACTATGCAATCCAGATGGACCCTTGTCGTAACCGTCCTGCTCCTGCTGGCCATGATCGGCACAGGATGCGCTGCGCCGGTGCAGCCTGCCGGCGCCCCGGCCGCACCCCAGGAGGCCGCTGCCGAACCCGCAGGCCCCCGAGCCGGCGGCACCCTCACCCTGTCCCTGGGTGAAGACTTCGTCACGTTCCATCCCTACTTCGACGTCACCAACCACAACATCAAGCCCACCTTCTTCGAGGCGCCCATCCGCATCAGCGATGAGGGTACCTTTGAGCCCTGGCTGGCCGAATCCTGGGAGGAAAGTGAAGACGGCCTCTCCATCACCCTGCACCTGCGCCAGGGCATCAAGTTCCACAACGGCCGGGAAATGACCGCCGACGATGTGGTCTGGTCGGTGGAGTATGCCATGAACGAGGAGCTGGGCCACCACCTGAG
This genomic interval carries:
- a CDS encoding carbohydrate ABC transporter permease; this encodes MAVQAQVKPVRWGEWWYRRQRQIAPYVFVAPFFILFAAFFLYPVIYSFLLSFQEQTGLSSPKWVGLQNYQTLLQDERFLRSIWNTTYFALGSVFIQLPLAYLLALAFNSRYARHLTHLYRVGFFFPVLTSAVVISLIFVLVLDKDYGMLNAALQSIGLPAIPWLSSTRWAMPAVIILGVWTWTGFNAFYFLAGLQGISDEVIEAAMMDGANAVQIQTRIVIPLMRPIIMFVVIQSIIGSYSLFTQPFLLTNGGPSDATLTMVMYLYFTGFRFFKLGYASAIGYSLVVIILALSLINLYFFRGFRED
- a CDS encoding ABC transporter substrate-binding protein, giving the protein MSTPNAKLSRRRFMQMAGMVAGGTVLAACAPSAPAPAAGGEEGGAPAAEAINLTFWGFATNRNKWYQALAERYKEEHPEVSIDIQEIAYEEMHNKVATTLVAGTGAPDIADIEISRFGQYVKGERVGFVALNDQIAEIEDNLYLRSALSPWSWQGKYYGIGNELNACLLFYRHDLLEAAGIEYPFDTWEGLTQAGQQYVEATGKKFVSLAIDSWDYWWIIAQAFNGFFDSDGNPSFDNEGGVRVMQMLANWRWEDEIAVQRAQDQAFYGQMMADEFAIHMGAPWMQGFMKDNAAELEGKWEMQLLPLFEDGSGARSGTHGGTGTCITEQSQHPDVAWDFIRFCNLTNDGVLLGFEMQNLFPTWKPAWEDERLQFQDPYFNNQRPADFITEAAPHMPPLNNSPWWPEVTDAFERLVITPVLSEETKMPVEEAMANCRAEVDKLIGA
- a CDS encoding carbohydrate ABC transporter permease: METIDVTPMVETPARRRFQMGMRTSNLLGMIVVNAILLFGIFLTAAPYFYMIVSTFKPNTEIWSWPLTFYPKSLVDPTLYPDKVTNVLGLNLYLENYRYLFAELPYVRWMINSLVLATGRSVLAIFLSSLAGFAFAKYDFRFKHVGFLLVLVSIMLPLEVLLVPLFIEMATLKWLNTYWAIIVPFAVVPFYIFLMRQFMIQVPNELMDAARIDGCTEFGIFWRVVAPVSKPAFGVLAILAFNAAWNDYLWPLIVLQDKMLYTVNLGIAVLYGPYQTPFGSILAGSFLGTLPIVAVFLLMQRQFIAGLTAGALKGL
- a CDS encoding LacI family DNA-binding transcriptional regulator — encoded protein: MHKSTITIRDVAKAAGVSVSTVSRVLNDRDGVSPTTYQRVRQVIEELNYASNLAARSMRLQQTGVIGVVAPDLRSAFTLQVIRSVSAAVEERGYELLVFTSSRVDGEEDQALREQRHVHLLNSGLTDGTIVLTPHATTFPSERPVVVIDPNRHGVEVPAVLSTNYAGARAAMAYLFELGHRRIGFVGGRPDLQSAVRRWEGYRDSLMEQGISLDPTLVCRGDFTREGGYACGQRLLSLAQPPTAIFAANDESAIGVLKAARDLGVPVPQALSVVGFDNITESAWTTPPLTTVDQALEGMGQAAVDLLFESMAGKPVAAVHKVATELVIRESCGPPAR
- a CDS encoding glycoside hydrolase family 3 N-terminal domain-containing protein, with the protein product MTDHTTATPIYRNPARSPQERARDLLSHMTLEEKVAQLTSVWVYEVLDDLAFSPQKAAAKLGDGIGQITRVAGASNAAPRQTAELANTIQRYLVEQTRLGIPALIHEECCSGFMGRGATCFPQIIGVASTWEPELVAQMAAVIRTQMRAVGAHQGLSPVLDIARDPRWGRLEETFGEDPYLTARMGVAYVQALQTDDLRQGIVATGKHFLGYSFTLGGLNWAPAFIPPRELWEVFMFPFEAAIQEAGLASMMNAYHELDGIPCGASRELLTEILRNQLGFDGLVVSDYMAINQLVDYHHYARDKTHAAHLALQAGIDVELPSRDCYSDALVEGVRTGAVDPALVDQSVIRVLEMKFALGLFEHPYVDEEAAPQVFETPEQRQLARTIAQKSIILLKNEGDLLPLDRQPGTIAVIGPNGDSIRNMLGDYSYPAHIELLAHLQERGGMDTPIPESLTLEDIYPAMKSVLQAIREKVGEGSEVLYAPGCGVNDSDTSGFDEAVAVARRADVAIVVVGDKSGLTPDCTCGEFRDRATLHLPGVQEELVRAVVETGTPTVVVFINGRPVSSPWIAAHVPAIVEAWFPGEEGGPAVADVLFGDVNPGGKLPVTVARSVGQVPIFYAHRPSGSHSFLYGDYVDETVAPLFPFGHGLSYTRFEYSDLEITPEPVSTDGTLQVRFTLANVGERLGDEVVQLYIRLRGASVTRPVKELKGFRRVTLEPGRRVAVTFDLPIPALSYLDPAMERVVEPGELEVMVGSSSADIRLTGRVQMVGEKICLGRKRPFFSTARVSSLDA